From the Ascochyta rabiei chromosome 14, complete sequence genome, one window contains:
- a CDS encoding TIM23 complex component, translating to MLARSALCPARAFANRHPPAILAPCSAAAASFSTCTRPSKLQPQSQTPFFAARSPVPSRLAVRSASTAPATPAAKPAAGAPALTWNDFFALRRTRRRIGQACSGASAVGVTYYGLTFMIGNGYDAVLSEQLGGFDPMMLMGLSTLGMLAAGWLIGPIFGNQVFNLAYRGVLTEFTRKDSAFFNRIKRHRVDPSVSSLANPPPDYYGEKIGSVAGYRRWLKDQRAFNLKTGRHQRGQI from the exons atgcTTGCAAGAAGCGCACTATGCCCGGCTAGGGCATTTGCCAACCGCCACCCTCCCGCCATCCTCGCGCCGTGCTCGGCCGCCGCGGCTTCCTTCTCCACATGCACACGACCCAGCAAGCTCCAGCCGCAGTCGCAAACACCCTTCTTCGCCGCACGAAGCCCCGTTCCTAGCAGACTTGCCGTACGGAGCGCATCCACCGCCCCGGCTACACCAGCTGCCAAGCCTGCCGCCGGCGCTCCAGCACTCACATGGAACGACTTCTTCGCTCTGCGCCGAACGCGCCGGAGGATCGGACAGGCCTGTTCAGGTGCCAGCGCAGTCGGAGTGACGTACTACGGATTGACATTCATGATCGGCAACGGCTACGACGCTGTGCTGTCAGAGCAGCTGGGCGGCTTTGACCCAATGATGCTGATGGGACTGAGCACCCTGGGCATGTTGGCCGCTGGATGGCTCATTGGCCCTATCTTCGGCAACCAGGTCTTCAATCTGGCGTACAGGGGCGTTCTCACCGAGTTCACAAGG AAAGACTCGGCCTTCTTCAACCGCATCAAGCGTCACCGCGTCGATCCCTCCGTCTCTTCCCTCGCAAACCCCCCGCCAGACTACTACGGCGAGAAGATTGGCAGCGTGGCCGGCTACAGGCGATGGCTGAAGGACCAGCGCGCCTTCAACCTGAAAACGGGCAGACACCAGCGCGGACAGATCTAG
- a CDS encoding Mismatch repair protein msh3 has translation MAPKSSQPPLSASQRTKQQSISSFFAPKPSQAPKAAPSSAPKPASPATDGANRNDHGDETSPLGHSILSRKRTVSNSGDDGESPKRVRIAESEDARPSLDQATEASLNTPKAMTRTDRTSRFLFSSSPPPRDENAAAQEEDAAATQRERERLHEKFVKKLGRPDSFAELRRRNKVLTEEEANGEGEGEDEDEEQEAPKPAKGKKGAATKKPASKLTPMDKQYLEIKRKHLDTIIVMEVGYKFKFFGEDARTASKELGIVCIPGKFRYDEHPSEAHLDRFASASFPVHRLQVHVKRLVKANHKVGVVRQIETAALKAAGDNRNTPFVRKLTNLYTKGTYVDDVEGLETAAESPAGGAQSTGYLLCITETNANGWGTDEKVQVGLVAVQPATGDIIYDDFEDGFMRSEIETRLLHIAPAEFLVVGDLSKATDKLIQHLSASKTNVFGDRSRVERVEKPKTMAAQAYGHISNFYADKMKSSQGGGSSSQGAILDKVHQLSEHVTICLSAMITYLSEYGLEHVFDLTKYFQPFSARSYMLLNGNTLSSLEIYQNQTDYTAKGSLFWTMDRTKTRFGQRLLRKWVGRPLIDKERLEERITAVEELKNGENTIPFDKLKFLLGRTRTDLEKVLIRIYYKKCTRPELLAALQTLQDISGQYLQVKSPEQSGFSSTLLSEAVSNIPKIYDDLNKFLEKINASAAKADDKYGFFQEEHEAEDINDLKLSIASVEDDLNTHRKEAAAKLGITKVDYVTVAGIEYLIEVKRKSPQEKKVPASWQQISATKATLRFHTPEVKRMCQERDQYKESLAAACDAAFMRLLDDISAKYQELRDCVHSIATLDALFSLAILANQPGYVKPTFTDEIELNISGGRHPMVEQLLLDSYVPNDLQLSHSATRALLVTGPNMGGKSSYVRSAALIAIMGQIGSYVPATEARLGMLDAVFTRMGAFDNMLKGESTFMVELNETSDILRSATSRSLIILDELGRGTSTFDGVAIAEAVLDYVIRDIQGLTLFITHYQHLSKLHSRFTNGELKNVHMSFEERDGGREVVFLYEVAEGTSHRSYGLNVARLAKVPEKVIDVASVKSSELEDNMTACKMGNLSRLMKGIMNDNSEQSLDRLVESIEQL, from the exons ATGGCCCCCAAAAGCAGTCAGCCACCCTTGAGCGCCTCCCAAAGGACGAAACAACAATCGATATCGAGTTTCTTCGCGCCGAAGCCATCTCAAGCGCCAAAGGCAGCACCCAGCTCAGCTCCGAAACCCGCGTCTCCAGCCACTGACGGTGCGAATCGCAATGACCACGGAGACGAGACATCGCCTCTAGGGCACTCCATACTGAGCCGCAAGCGCACCGTTTCCAATTCTGGCGACGACGGCGAGTCTCCTAAACGCGTGCGAATTGCAGAAAGCGAAGATGCGCGGCCGTCGCTCGATCAGGCGACTGAAGCAAGTCTGAATACGCCCAAAGCTATGACGAGGACAGATAGAACGTCAAGGTTTTTATTCTCTTCATCACCTCCGCCACGCGATGAGAACGCCGCAGCGCAGGAGGAAGACGCTGCAGCAACACAAcgggagagggagagacTGCATGAGAAGTTCGTCAAGAAGCTTGGACGCCCGGACAGCTTTGCGGAGTTGCGCAGGAGGAACAAGGTTTTGACGGAAGAAGAAGCCAATGGCGAGGGTGAGGGCGAGGATGAAGATGAAGAGCAAGAGGCTCCGAAGCCAGCGAAAGGGAAAAAAGGTGCAGCCACGAAGAAGCCAGCTTCGAAACTAACGCCAATGGATAAACAGTACCTGGAGATCAAGCGTAAACACCTCGACACTATCATCGTGATGGAGGTCGGATACAAGTTCAAGTTCTTCGGCGAGGATGCGAGGACAGCATCGAAGGAGCTGGGGATTGTCTGCATACCAGGCAAGTTTAGGTACGACGAGCATCCGTCAGAAGCGCACCTGGATCGATTTGCGTCAGCCAGCTTTCCGGTGCACCGACTGCAAGTCCACGTCAAGCGCCTTGTCAAAGCGAATCACAAAGTCGGAGTAGTACGGCAGATCGAGACTGCTGCGCTCAAGGCAGCTGGCGACAATAGAAACACGCCATTTGTGCGGAAGCTCACAAATCTTTACACAAAGGGCACGTATGTCGATGACGTCGAGGGATTGGAGACTGCCGCCGAAAGTCCTGCCGGCGGCGCACAAAGCACAGGTTACCTGCTCTGCATCACCGAGACGAATGCAAATGGCTGGGGCACAGACGAGAAGGTACAAGTCGGCCTGGTCGCTGTCCAGCCCGCAACCGGAGACATCATTTACGACGACTTTGAGGATGGTTTTATGCGAAGTGAGATCGAAACACGACTACTCCACATTGCACCAGCTGAATTCCTTGTCGTCGGTGATTTGTCGAAGGCTACAGATAAACTCATACAGCATCTTTCAGCGAGCAAGACGAATGTGTTTGGAGATCGATCGCGAGTTGAAAGGGTAGAAAAGCCAAAGACTATGGCTGCACAAGCTTACGGTCATATCTCCAACTTCTACGCCGACAAAATGAAGTCTAGTCAAGGAGGTGGCTCATCGAGTCAGGGTGCGATTCTCGACAAAGTACATCAACTGTCAGAACACGTTACAATCTGCTTGTCGGCAATGATCACATATCTAAGCGAGTATGGGTTAGAGCATGTCTTCGATCTGACAAAATACTTTCAGCCATTCAGCGCAAGATCGTACATGCTCCTGAACGGCAACACGCTCTCCAGTCTCGAGATCTATCAGAACCAGACTGACTACACCGCAAAAGGCAGCTTGTTCTGGACGATGGACAGGACGAAGACTCGCTTCGGACAGCGCTTGCTGAGAAAATGGGTTGGCCGGCCACTGATTGACAAGGAGCGCCTGGAGGAACGCATTACGGCGGTCGAAGAGCTCAAAAACGGCGAGAATACCATACCGTTTGACAAGCTAAAGTTTCTGCTTGGTAGAACCAGGACCGACCTAGAAAAGGTGCTGATCAGAATCTACTACAAGAAATGCACGCGGCCGGAGCTTCTGGCTGCGCTGCAAACGCTTCAGGATATCTCTGGTCAGTACCTGCAGGTCAAGTCACCTGAGCAGAGTGGTTTTTCATCGACCCTATTGAGCGAGGCGGTGTCAAATATCCCTAAGATCTACGACGACCTCAACAAATTTCTCGAAAAGATCAACGCCAGCGCCGCTAAGGCTGACGATAAGTACGGCTTCTTCCAAGAGGAGCATGAAGCGGAAGACATCAACGACCTCAAGCTTAGCATTGCCTCCGTGGAAGATGACCTCAACACCCACCGCAAAGAGGCCGCTGCAAAGTTGGGAATCACAAAAGTTGACTACGTTACTGTTGCTGGAATTGAGTATCTGATCGAGGTCAAGCGCAAGTCTCCGCAAGAGAAGAAAGTCCCCGCTTCGTGGCAACAGATCTCCGCAACCAAAGCTACACTCCGATTCCATACCCCTGAAGTCAAGCGCATGTGCCAAGAGCGCGATCAATACAAAGAGTCTCTAGCCGCAGCCTGCGACGCTGCATTCATGCGTCTGCTAGACGATATCTCCGCAAAGTATCAAGAGCTTCGGGACTGCGTGCATTCCATTGCGACGCTTGACGCACTTTTTTCTTTGGCCATTCTAGCTAATCAACCTGGCTATGTTAAGCCTACCTTCACTGACGAGATCGAGCTCAACATTAGCGGCGGTCGGCACCCTATGGTTGAGCAACTATTGCTGGACAGCTATGTGCCGAACGACCTCCAGCTCTCGCACTCCGCCACGCGTGCGCTACTAGTCACTGGACCGAACATGGGCGGCAAATCTTCGTATGTACGCTCCGCTGCTCTCATCGCCATTATGGGACAGATCGGGTCGTATGTACCTGCAACAGAGGCACGGCTTGGCATGCTAGATGCGGTCTTCACACGCATGGGTGCATTTGACAACATGCTAAAGGGTGAATCTACCTTTATGGTGGAACTTAATGAGACTTCCGACATCCTCAGATCTGCGACGTCACGATCTCTCATCATTCTAGACGAGCTAGGTCGTGGAACCAGTACGTTCGACGGTGTTGCTATCGCCGAGGCAGTGCTTGACTATGTAATCCGTGACATACAGGGCTTGACGCTGTTTATTACTCACTACCAGCACCTTTCCAAGCTTCACTCGCGCTTCACAAACGGCGAGCTGAAGAACGTGCACATGTCATTTGAGGAGCGCGACGGCGGGAGAGAAGTTGTCTTCTTGTACGAGGTTGCTGAAGGAACCAGCCATCGTTCGTACGGGCTCAATGTCGCACGGCTTGCAAAGGTACCAGAGAAGGTCATCGATGTTGCCAGTGTGAAGAGCAGCGAGCTGGAAGACAACATGACAGCCTGCAAGATGGGCAATTT ATCCCGTCTAATGAAGGGTATAATGAACGATAACTCCGAGCAAAGTCTTGATAGGCTTGTTGAGAGTATTGAGCAACTGTAA